One window of Halorussus sp. MSC15.2 genomic DNA carries:
- a CDS encoding transporter, whose amino-acid sequence MEIDQETRREILVGVVSVGLFVGSLMWVGTTYGDGSLTQTGALAVVGVIVVFVLLMTGVGYWMAQQY is encoded by the coding sequence ATGGAAATCGACCAAGAGACGCGCCGCGAGATACTCGTCGGCGTGGTGTCCGTCGGCCTGTTCGTCGGGTCGCTGATGTGGGTCGGCACGACGTACGGGGACGGCAGTCTCACGCAAACGGGTGCGTTGGCGGTCGTCGGCGTCATCGTCGTCTTCGTACTGCTGATGACCGGCGTCGGCTACTGGATGGCACAGCAGTACTGA